The following coding sequences are from one Diabrotica virgifera virgifera chromosome 2, PGI_DIABVI_V3a window:
- the LOC126880953 gene encoding uncharacterized protein LOC126880953, with product MDEKKIKAIFGDLLKEHLSSFKKEINKELGELKKSVQYISDSFDEQKKAIEKLFSETKQLTEDKAAMTLKIQELENRINEIEQQKIEKNIIIGGIPKQENKSLTEVVQHVARSMQIEIKADSICETYRLGKHENAPVLVKLSSHKTKIEFFQKVKQMKGIDTHVCGLNGNSKIYINEDLTPHIQKLFKKAMEIKKQKNFYSVFTRNGKILLKKTRTEAPVKILCEQDLKL from the coding sequence ATGGATGAGAAGAAGATTAAAGCTATATTTGGGGATCTACTTAAGGAGCACCTATCCTCATTTAAGAAAGAAATTAATAAAGAACTTGGTGAATTGAAGAAATCGGTCCAGTACATTTCTGACTCATTCGATGAGCAGAAGAAGGCTATTGAGAAGCTGTTTTCGGAAACAAAGCAACTAACAGAAGACAAAGCAGCTATGACACTGAAAATACAAGAATTGGAAAACAGGATAAATGAAATAGAACAAcagaaaatagagaaaaatatcATCATAGGTGGTATACCGAAGCAAGAAAATAAAAGCCTAACTGAAGTTGTGCAACATGTTGCAAGGTCAATGCAGATTGAAATTAAAGCTGATTCAATCTGTGAAACATACCGCTTAGGTAAGCACGAAAATGCACCTGTGCTAGTAAAACTAAGTAGCCATAAAactaaaatcgaattttttcaaaaagtgaAACAAATGAAGGGAATTGACACTCATGTTTGTGGTCTAAATGGAAACAGCAAAATCTACATAAATGAAGATCTGACGCCACATATTCAAAAGCTTTTTAAAAAAGCGATGGAgataaagaaacaaaaaaacTTCTACTCAGTTTTTACCAGAAATggtaaaatattactaaaaaaaactaGAACTGAGGCTCCGGTGAAGATTTTGTGTGAGCAGGACTTAAAGCTGTAA